A window from Gymnogyps californianus isolate 813 chromosome 27, ASM1813914v2, whole genome shotgun sequence encodes these proteins:
- the OPTC gene encoding opticin: MQTLAWLGIASLCLGAAWAVPAKEERRKAEKPKADLALYENLDLDNYDLTLDNYGEILDLSNYEELYDYGDLAPKIEVGTLAPRPTEPVALPDLSTTAETPKLQPPTTTSPVHPAPIPVQRLPSCLLCLCVGTSVYCDDADLEHIPPLPPETTYLYARFNRISAIQASDFTGLKKLKRIDLTSNFISWVDADAFRLLPSLQELILPENRLTALPELPHSIVRLDARLNRIPSTGLRPEAFRDLKQLQFLHLSDNQLDYIPAPLPESLRSLHLQNNNIQTMHEDTFCNSQDHSQIRRALEDIRLDGNPINLSLFPNAYFCLPRLPTGRFF, translated from the exons ATGCAGACCCTGGCCTGGCTGGGCATCGCCAGCCTGTGTCTGGGGGCAGCTTGGGCTGTCCCAgccaaggaggagaggaggaaagcgGAGAAGCCAAAAGCTGATCTTGCACTCTATGAAAACCTGGACCTGGACAACTACGACCTGACACTGGACAACTATGGTGAGATCCTTGACCTGAGCAACTATGAGGAGCTCTACGATTATGGTGACCTCGCTCCGAAG atCGAGGTTGGCACCCTGGCTCCTCGCCCAACGGAGCCCGTGGCTCTCCCAGACCTGAGCACCACGGCTGAAACCCCGAAGCTGCAGCCTCCGACCACCACCAGCCCCGTCCACCCAGCACCCATCCCCGTGCAGC gcctgcccagctgcctgctctgcctgtgcgTTGGCACCTCCGTCTACTGCGACGACGCCGACCTGGAGCACatcccgccgctgccgccggaGACCACATACCTCTATGCCCGCTTCAACCGCATCAGCGCGATCCAGGCCAGCGATTTCACGGGGCTGA agAAGCTGAAGCGAATAGACCTGACCAGCAATTTCATCTCCTGGGTGGATGCGGACGCCTTccgcctgctccccagcctgcaggagCTCATCCTGCCCGAGAACAGGCTGACGGCGCTGCCCGAGCTGCCCCACAGCATCGTCCGGCTGGATGCCCGTCTCAACAGGATCCCCAGCACCGGCCTCCGGCCCGAAGCTTTCcgg GACctgaagcagctgcagtttctCCATCTGTCCGATAACCAGCTGGACTATATCCCGGCACCCCTGCCTGAGAGCCTGCGCTCCCTGCACCTCCAG AACAACAACATCCAGACCATGCATGAGGACACGTTCTGCAACAGCCAAGACCACAGCCAGATCCGCAGGGCGCTGGAGGACATCCGCCTCGACGGCAACCCCATCAACCTCAGCCTCTTCCCCAACGCCTATTTCTGCCTGCCCCGCCTGCCCACGGGCCGCTTCTTCTGA
- the PRELP gene encoding prolargin isoform X2, which yields MKVAFRLLLPLVLVLISEVSGQRRKPPRKPTRPPPEFVEPVEPTELPPPLPPGPPSIFPDCPRECYCPPDFPSALYCDSRNLRKVPIIPSRIHYLYLQNNFIDDLPEESFRNATELKWVNLDNNRIRKVDRRVLEKLENLIFLYMEKNQLKEVPAFLPPNLEQLRLSRNQISKIPAGVFSKLENLVLLDLHHNKLSDGVFNKNTFKGLKNLMQLNLAHNILRKMPPGVPSAIHQLFLDRNNIEDIPSDYFKEFPNLAFIRLNYNQISDKGLPKNSFNLTNLLVLHLAHNKLTNVPFISPKLEHLYLNNNSIEKINGTQICPTSLMSIQDFSPSDLDSVPRLRYLRLDGNLLKPPIPLDLMMCFRLLQSVVF from the exons ATGAAGGTGGCCTTCAGATTGCTTCTCCCGCTTGTTCTTGTGCTGATCTCGGAGGTGAGCGGGCAGCGGAGGAAGCCTCCCCGGAAACCCACCCGCCCGCCTCCCGAGTTCGTTGAGCCCGTCGAGCCCACAGAGCTGCCTCCACCCCTGCCGCCGGGTCCCCCCTCCATCTTCCCCGACTGCCCCCGAGAATGCTACTGCCCCCCAGACTTCCCCTCTGCCCTCTACTGTGACAGCCGCAACCTGCGGAAGGTCCCCATCATCCCGTCCCGCATCCACTACCTCTACCTCCAGAACAACTTCATCGACGACCTCCCGGAGGAGTCCTTCAGGAATGCCACGGAGCTGAAATGGGTCAACCTAGACAACAATCGCATCCGGAAGGTGGACAGGCGGGTcctggagaagctggaaaaCCTCATCTTCCTCTACATGGAGAAGAACCAGCTCAAGGAGGTGCCTGCCTTCCTGCCGCCCAACCTGGAGCAGCTGCGTCTGAGCAGGAACCAGATCTCCAAGATCCCTGCTGGGGTCTTCAGCAAGCTGGAGAACCTGGTGCTCTTGGATCTGCACCACAACAAGCTAAGCGATGGGGTCTTCAACAAAAACACCTTCAAGGGACTCAAGAACCTCATGCAACTCAACCTTGCCCACAACATCCTGAGGAAAATGCCCCCCGGAGTGCCCAGTGCCATCCACCAGCTCTTCCTGGACAGGAACAACATTGAGGACATCCCCAGTGACTACTTCAAGGAGTTCCCCAACCTGGCATTCATCCGGCTCAACTACAACCAGATCTCTGACAAGGGGCTCCCCAAGAACTCCTTCAACCTCACCAACTTGCTGGTGTTGCACCTGGCCCACAACAAGCTCACCAACGTCCCTTTCATCAGCCCCAAGCTGGAGCACCTCTACCTGAATAACAACTCCATTGAAA aaATCAACGGGACACAGATCTGCCCCACCTCGCTGATGTCCATCCAGGACTTCTCCCCCTCCGACCTGGACAGCGTGCCCCGGCTCCGGTACCTGCGGCTGGACGGGAACCTCCTGAAACCCCCCATCCCCTTGGACCTGATGATGTGTTTCCGCCTCCTGCAGTCCGTGGTTTTCTAG
- the PRELP gene encoding prolargin isoform X1 translates to MPGVGALLGAEDAWARGELHQGNIWTMKVAFRLLLPLVLVLISEVSGQRRKPPRKPTRPPPEFVEPVEPTELPPPLPPGPPSIFPDCPRECYCPPDFPSALYCDSRNLRKVPIIPSRIHYLYLQNNFIDDLPEESFRNATELKWVNLDNNRIRKVDRRVLEKLENLIFLYMEKNQLKEVPAFLPPNLEQLRLSRNQISKIPAGVFSKLENLVLLDLHHNKLSDGVFNKNTFKGLKNLMQLNLAHNILRKMPPGVPSAIHQLFLDRNNIEDIPSDYFKEFPNLAFIRLNYNQISDKGLPKNSFNLTNLLVLHLAHNKLTNVPFISPKLEHLYLNNNSIEKINGTQICPTSLMSIQDFSPSDLDSVPRLRYLRLDGNLLKPPIPLDLMMCFRLLQSVVF, encoded by the exons GGAAACATCTGGACCATGAAGGTGGCCTTCAGATTGCTTCTCCCGCTTGTTCTTGTGCTGATCTCGGAGGTGAGCGGGCAGCGGAGGAAGCCTCCCCGGAAACCCACCCGCCCGCCTCCCGAGTTCGTTGAGCCCGTCGAGCCCACAGAGCTGCCTCCACCCCTGCCGCCGGGTCCCCCCTCCATCTTCCCCGACTGCCCCCGAGAATGCTACTGCCCCCCAGACTTCCCCTCTGCCCTCTACTGTGACAGCCGCAACCTGCGGAAGGTCCCCATCATCCCGTCCCGCATCCACTACCTCTACCTCCAGAACAACTTCATCGACGACCTCCCGGAGGAGTCCTTCAGGAATGCCACGGAGCTGAAATGGGTCAACCTAGACAACAATCGCATCCGGAAGGTGGACAGGCGGGTcctggagaagctggaaaaCCTCATCTTCCTCTACATGGAGAAGAACCAGCTCAAGGAGGTGCCTGCCTTCCTGCCGCCCAACCTGGAGCAGCTGCGTCTGAGCAGGAACCAGATCTCCAAGATCCCTGCTGGGGTCTTCAGCAAGCTGGAGAACCTGGTGCTCTTGGATCTGCACCACAACAAGCTAAGCGATGGGGTCTTCAACAAAAACACCTTCAAGGGACTCAAGAACCTCATGCAACTCAACCTTGCCCACAACATCCTGAGGAAAATGCCCCCCGGAGTGCCCAGTGCCATCCACCAGCTCTTCCTGGACAGGAACAACATTGAGGACATCCCCAGTGACTACTTCAAGGAGTTCCCCAACCTGGCATTCATCCGGCTCAACTACAACCAGATCTCTGACAAGGGGCTCCCCAAGAACTCCTTCAACCTCACCAACTTGCTGGTGTTGCACCTGGCCCACAACAAGCTCACCAACGTCCCTTTCATCAGCCCCAAGCTGGAGCACCTCTACCTGAATAACAACTCCATTGAAA aaATCAACGGGACACAGATCTGCCCCACCTCGCTGATGTCCATCCAGGACTTCTCCCCCTCCGACCTGGACAGCGTGCCCCGGCTCCGGTACCTGCGGCTGGACGGGAACCTCCTGAAACCCCCCATCCCCTTGGACCTGATGATGTGTTTCCGCCTCCTGCAGTCCGTGGTTTTCTAG